One genomic region from Sphingobacterium multivorum encodes:
- the rpoN gene encoding RNA polymerase factor sigma-54: MLKQTLQQKLLQKLSPQQIQFIKLLQVPTVSLDARIKEELEENPALEDGSLTNMTDPIEEYPDKDPDDNFDNEDGFDSEDFSLEDYIQEDDFKDYGNGYDYGDDDDDRKEMPVAIQHSFYEQLQQQLDLLALDDKHFLIGQQIIGSLDDDGYLRRPIINLVDDLAFGQNVMTDEQEVLDMLKVIQDFEPAGIGARDLQECLLIQLQKKDTQNPTIKLAIKVVANYLEEFTKKHYDKLEKSLGVSSEDLKNVVNEILKLNPKPGDSGAVAGKQLHIIPDFHISNNDGTLHLTLNGRNAPELRISRDYQHMFEHYEKSDQKDKKMKEAVQFVKQKLDSAKWFIDAIKQRQQTLLKTMNAIMEYQYDYFLTGDDRKLKPMILKDIADKIDMDISTVSRVANSKYVQTEFGTFLLKSFFSEAIQTDSGEEVSNKEVKKILEECIAKENKRKPLADEKLTEILKEKGYNIARRTVAKYREALNIPVARLRKEL; encoded by the coding sequence ATGTTAAAACAAACATTACAACAAAAGCTATTACAGAAATTGTCCCCGCAGCAAATACAATTTATAAAATTGTTGCAGGTTCCGACTGTTTCATTAGATGCGAGAATCAAGGAAGAATTAGAAGAAAACCCTGCGTTAGAAGATGGTAGCTTGACTAATATGACCGATCCTATAGAAGAATACCCCGATAAAGATCCAGACGACAATTTCGACAATGAAGACGGATTCGACTCAGAAGACTTTAGTTTAGAAGACTATATCCAGGAAGATGATTTCAAAGATTACGGCAACGGCTACGACTATGGAGACGACGATGACGACCGCAAAGAAATGCCTGTTGCTATCCAACACTCCTTTTATGAGCAGTTACAACAACAATTAGACCTTTTAGCTTTAGATGACAAGCACTTTTTAATTGGCCAGCAAATTATTGGCAGTCTAGATGACGACGGCTATTTACGCCGCCCCATCATCAATCTTGTTGACGACCTCGCTTTTGGCCAAAATGTAATGACCGATGAACAGGAAGTATTGGATATGTTAAAGGTAATTCAAGATTTTGAGCCTGCAGGAATTGGAGCACGAGATTTGCAAGAGTGCCTATTGATCCAATTACAAAAAAAGGACACACAAAATCCCACAATCAAACTCGCTATTAAAGTCGTAGCGAATTACCTGGAAGAATTCACCAAAAAGCATTATGATAAATTAGAAAAATCTCTAGGCGTTTCATCAGAGGATTTAAAAAACGTAGTCAACGAAATCCTAAAACTTAATCCAAAACCAGGAGATTCTGGCGCAGTAGCAGGCAAGCAACTACATATTATCCCGGATTTCCATATCAGCAATAATGATGGAACACTGCATCTGACTTTAAATGGCCGAAATGCACCTGAGCTCCGCATCAGTCGTGATTACCAACACATGTTTGAACATTACGAGAAATCAGATCAAAAGGATAAAAAAATGAAAGAGGCTGTGCAATTCGTCAAACAAAAACTGGATTCAGCCAAATGGTTTATTGATGCAATAAAACAGCGTCAACAAACCCTACTAAAAACAATGAATGCAATCATGGAATACCAATATGATTATTTCCTCACTGGTGATGATCGTAAGCTAAAACCAATGATATTAAAAGACATCGCCGACAAAATCGATATGGATATATCAACTGTGTCACGGGTAGCAAATTCAAAATACGTACAAACAGAATTTGGAACATTTCTCTTAAAATCGTTTTTCTCTGAAGCTATTCAAACGGATTCTGGTGAAGAAGTCTCCAATAAAGAGGTTAAGAAAATATTGGAGGAGTGCATCGCAAAAGAAAATAAACGGAAGCCCTTAGCCGACGAGAAACTCACCGAGATTCTCAAAGAAAAAGGTTACAATATTGCGCGGCGAACGGTTGCAAAATATCGGGAAGCATTGAACATTCCGGTAGCAAGATTACGAAAAGAGCTCTAA
- a CDS encoding carbon-nitrogen hydrolase — translation MSKVKVGVVQMSCTASKQENLEKAIAKVKEAAAKGAQIVCLQELFTSLYFCDVEDYDNFALAEAIPGPSTDALSAVAKEAGVVIIASLFEKRAEGLYHNTTAVLDADGSYLGKYRKMHIPDDPAFYEKFYFTPGDLGYKVFKTKFGRIGILICWDQWYPEASRITALMGAEILFYPTAIGWATDQDEETNKDQYNAWQTIQRSHAVANGVPVVSVNRVGFEQNGAMKFWGGSFVTNGQGKLLYLASHDKEEIEVVELDLNESDYFRKHWPFLRDRRIETYAPITKRFIDED, via the coding sequence ATGAGCAAAGTAAAAGTTGGAGTTGTACAGATGAGCTGTACCGCAAGCAAACAAGAGAATCTCGAAAAAGCTATCGCTAAAGTAAAAGAAGCCGCTGCAAAAGGTGCGCAAATTGTGTGTCTGCAAGAACTATTTACCTCTTTATATTTCTGCGATGTGGAAGATTATGACAATTTCGCACTGGCTGAAGCCATTCCGGGTCCATCAACGGACGCCCTATCGGCTGTTGCTAAAGAAGCAGGTGTCGTCATTATCGCTTCATTATTTGAAAAAAGAGCAGAAGGACTGTACCATAATACAACCGCTGTATTGGATGCAGACGGTTCCTATTTAGGAAAATATCGCAAAATGCATATTCCAGATGACCCTGCGTTTTACGAAAAATTCTATTTTACTCCAGGCGATTTAGGCTACAAAGTATTCAAAACAAAATTTGGAAGAATAGGCATCTTAATTTGCTGGGATCAATGGTATCCGGAAGCATCTCGAATTACCGCATTGATGGGTGCCGAAATTTTATTCTATCCTACTGCTATTGGATGGGCAACAGACCAAGATGAAGAAACCAACAAAGATCAATATAATGCATGGCAAACAATACAACGCTCCCATGCCGTTGCAAACGGCGTTCCTGTTGTATCCGTTAACCGTGTGGGATTTGAACAAAATGGTGCAATGAAATTCTGGGGTGGAAGCTTCGTGACGAATGGACAAGGTAAATTACTGTACCTTGCTTCACATGACAAAGAAGAAATTGAGGTCGTCGAACTAGATTTAAATGAATCGGACTATTTCAGAAAACATTGGCCATTTTTGAGAGACCGAAGAATCGAAACATACGCGCCGATCACCAAACGTTTTATTGACGAAGACTAA
- a CDS encoding agmatine deiminase family protein: protein MEQKKTFTLDYFDNSPKQQGFSFPAEWAKQEALWLSWPHKEESWPGKIETIYKPYCEFIKAVAAGQKVRINVANEEMQNFAITALKEVTTDFSNIEFYFNPTNDAWCRDHGPAFIINQATNQKAVVDWGYNAWGGKYPPFDLDDIVPTRIATTFNLPLFVPDIVMEGGSVEFNGAGTIMTTTACLLNKNRNPHLTKEQIETYLKEFYGQEQVLWLGDGIVGDDTDGHIDDITRFVNENTVLTVVEEDPTDENYEILQENLATLRSFRLLNGEPLHIIELPMPAPVIYDETRLPASYANFYIANDVVVVPIFNDKNDQRALDIIQDCFPTRKVIGINSVDIIWGLGSFHCLSQQEPALS from the coding sequence ATGGAACAAAAAAAAACATTCACCCTGGACTATTTTGACAATTCCCCAAAACAACAGGGCTTCTCTTTTCCCGCAGAATGGGCAAAGCAAGAAGCCTTATGGTTGAGCTGGCCACATAAAGAGGAATCTTGGCCCGGGAAGATCGAAACAATATACAAACCTTATTGCGAATTTATTAAAGCCGTAGCAGCAGGGCAAAAAGTAAGGATTAACGTCGCTAATGAGGAAATGCAAAATTTTGCTATTACCGCACTCAAAGAAGTGACAACAGATTTTAGCAATATCGAATTCTACTTTAATCCGACTAACGATGCTTGGTGTAGAGACCACGGTCCCGCTTTTATTATTAACCAAGCAACAAATCAAAAAGCAGTAGTCGACTGGGGCTATAATGCCTGGGGTGGAAAATACCCTCCTTTCGACCTGGACGATATTGTTCCGACACGTATTGCCACAACATTCAACCTTCCTCTATTTGTCCCTGATATCGTCATGGAAGGCGGTTCAGTTGAGTTTAATGGCGCAGGAACAATCATGACAACAACTGCTTGTCTATTGAATAAAAACCGAAATCCACACCTGACAAAAGAGCAGATAGAAACTTATTTAAAAGAATTTTACGGTCAGGAACAGGTTTTATGGCTTGGAGACGGTATCGTTGGAGACGACACCGATGGGCACATTGACGATATTACACGTTTCGTCAACGAAAATACCGTTTTAACAGTTGTCGAGGAAGATCCAACGGATGAAAACTACGAGATACTTCAAGAAAATCTAGCAACACTTCGTTCATTTAGACTCTTAAATGGAGAACCTCTGCATATCATTGAGCTCCCAATGCCAGCACCGGTCATCTATGACGAAACAAGACTGCCTGCTTCTTATGCTAATTTCTACATTGCAAACGATGTCGTTGTCGTGCCGATCTTCAACGATAAAAATGACCAAAGAGCACTGGATATTATTCAAGACTGTTTCCCTACACGTAAAGTCATCGGTATAAATTCCGTGGACATTATTTGGGGGCTGGGAAGTTTCCACTGTTTAAGCCAGCAGGAGCCGGCACTGAGCTAA
- the agaR gene encoding transcriptional repressor AgaR, translating to MTNVERHQYILKQLKEVGVVQVIDLCEELGVSSVTIRKDLTLLEDSGLLFRTHGGATQYNPYTTDRTVFEKEKLRSDDKSRIGKKAAEMIEENDSIIIASGTTMQSLAKQIVPKGNITVVTSALNVAMELIKYPSVEIMQMGGTLRKTSTSVTGKYAENLLQDFYCSKLFLGVDGIDLEYGVSTSSAQEAQLNRIMIDTAQKVVVLADSSKFGRRSFGRICGFDKIDILITDDKVNTSFVESLEKAGVNVIVV from the coding sequence ATGACAAATGTAGAGAGACATCAATATATCTTAAAACAATTAAAGGAAGTCGGCGTAGTTCAGGTAATTGATCTATGTGAGGAATTGGGCGTTTCCTCTGTGACCATTCGGAAGGATTTGACCTTGTTGGAAGATAGTGGATTGTTGTTTAGAACGCATGGCGGGGCAACACAATATAATCCTTATACGACTGATCGTACCGTATTTGAAAAAGAGAAACTTCGTTCGGATGATAAAAGCAGGATCGGGAAAAAAGCGGCTGAAATGATTGAGGAAAATGATTCCATCATTATAGCTTCAGGAACGACCATGCAGTCGCTAGCAAAGCAGATTGTTCCTAAAGGAAATATTACTGTAGTGACTTCAGCATTGAATGTTGCAATGGAATTGATCAAATATCCTTCGGTTGAAATCATGCAGATGGGGGGGACGCTTCGCAAGACCTCAACATCCGTAACGGGAAAGTATGCAGAAAATTTATTACAGGATTTTTATTGCAGTAAATTGTTTTTGGGCGTGGACGGGATTGACCTGGAGTACGGGGTATCCACGTCAAGTGCGCAGGAGGCTCAATTAAATCGCATTATGATCGATACGGCTCAAAAAGTTGTCGTTCTTGCAGATTCTTCCAAATTTGGAAGAAGAAGTTTCGGACGAATTTGTGGTTTTGATAAAATTGATATATTAATTACCGATGACAAAGTAAATACAAGCTTTGTGGAATCGTTAGAAAAAGCTGGGGTAAACGTCATAGTTGTTTAA
- a CDS encoding GDP-L-fucose synthase, translating to MRILILGCGWLAESFALHMKYQGHEVWASTTTSEKYHRLNADGIFSFILDFDYENFPARIDLPTQFDFVLNSVPASQKNSVAILENRFSNIKSFYRHITWKKQVFLSSIGIYPDKDAVFDESYADTTELSSKLLLAEACMLGLADTIIYRLGGLFGKNRVFAKYFSERICTTGEQPANFVHIDDVIRLLEAASCNVLKHTVYNVVAPLHPKKKDVILASAKKYGYILPLAFEATNTIQKIVRGELLQEELEYEYVLPDPLQF from the coding sequence ATGAGGATACTCATTTTGGGATGTGGTTGGCTTGCAGAATCTTTTGCGCTACATATGAAGTATCAAGGCCATGAGGTTTGGGCTAGTACGACAACATCTGAAAAATACCATCGGCTTAATGCCGATGGTATTTTTTCATTTATTCTAGACTTTGATTATGAAAACTTTCCAGCAAGGATAGATTTACCTACTCAATTTGACTTCGTATTAAACAGTGTACCGGCAAGTCAGAAAAATAGCGTAGCGATTCTTGAAAACAGATTTTCGAATATTAAATCATTTTACAGGCACATTACTTGGAAGAAACAAGTCTTTCTGAGCTCTATTGGAATTTATCCGGATAAAGATGCTGTATTTGATGAATCCTATGCAGATACAACCGAGCTCTCATCAAAACTCTTGCTTGCTGAAGCATGCATGTTGGGATTGGCTGATACGATAATTTATCGATTAGGAGGTTTGTTTGGTAAAAACCGTGTTTTTGCCAAATATTTTTCCGAACGTATTTGTACGACGGGTGAACAGCCTGCCAATTTTGTTCATATCGATGATGTGATCAGACTGTTAGAGGCGGCATCTTGCAATGTGCTTAAACATACTGTATACAATGTTGTTGCTCCTTTACATCCTAAAAAAAAGGACGTAATTCTAGCGTCGGCAAAAAAATATGGCTATATTTTGCCACTTGCATTCGAAGCAACGAATACGATTCAAAAAATAGTTAGGGGTGAATTACTTCAAGAGGAACTGGAGTATGAATATGTCCTGCCCGATCCTTTGCAATTTTAA
- the proS gene encoding proline--tRNA ligase: MSKGITSRAEDYSQWYNELVIKADLAENSAVRGCMVIKPYGYAIWERMQAILDKRFKETGHSNAYFPLFIPKSFFSKEAAHVEGFATECAVVTHYRLKNDGTGKIVVDEEAKLEEELIVRPTSETIIWNTYRGWIESYRDLPILVNQWANVVRWEMRTRLFLRTAEFLWQEGHTAHATREEAIEETERMLDVYAEFAEKILAVPVVRGRKTENERFAGALDTYCIEALMQDGKALQAGTSHFLGQNFAKAFDVKFTSKEGKLEHVWATSWGVSTRLMGALIMAHSDDQGLVLPPKLAPIQVVIVPIFKTDAEKAQIDEFVNQLTKELRVNDISVKYDDRDTQRPGFKFAEWELKGVPVRVAVGARDMQNGTVELARRDTQTKETVAQEGLAGTIVQLLDTIQENIYQKALNFRTSHFTEVNSYDEFKEVLEGKGGFISCHWDGTTETEKRVKEETKATIRCIPLDAKEEEGVCIFTGKPSNRRVLFAKAY, from the coding sequence ATGAGTAAAGGAATAACAAGTCGTGCTGAAGATTATTCGCAATGGTATAACGAGCTTGTGATCAAAGCTGATCTAGCTGAAAATTCAGCTGTACGAGGCTGTATGGTGATCAAACCATACGGGTACGCTATCTGGGAACGGATGCAAGCGATCTTAGATAAAAGATTTAAAGAAACAGGTCATAGCAACGCTTATTTCCCTTTATTCATTCCCAAATCGTTTTTTTCTAAAGAAGCTGCGCATGTGGAAGGTTTCGCTACCGAATGCGCGGTAGTAACTCATTATAGATTAAAAAACGATGGTACAGGCAAGATCGTAGTGGATGAGGAGGCGAAATTGGAGGAAGAGCTAATTGTACGTCCGACTTCTGAAACGATTATATGGAATACCTACCGTGGTTGGATTGAATCTTATCGTGATCTTCCAATTTTGGTCAACCAATGGGCCAACGTCGTACGATGGGAAATGCGTACACGTCTTTTCTTGCGTACTGCAGAGTTTTTGTGGCAGGAGGGCCATACAGCTCACGCAACCAGAGAAGAGGCTATTGAAGAAACCGAACGTATGCTTGATGTCTATGCTGAATTTGCTGAAAAGATATTGGCTGTACCTGTTGTACGTGGTAGAAAAACAGAAAACGAACGTTTTGCGGGTGCCTTGGATACCTATTGTATTGAAGCATTGATGCAAGATGGAAAAGCATTGCAAGCAGGAACTTCTCATTTCCTCGGCCAAAACTTTGCAAAGGCGTTTGACGTGAAATTTACGTCTAAAGAAGGAAAATTGGAGCATGTTTGGGCGACTTCTTGGGGTGTTTCTACACGTTTGATGGGTGCATTGATTATGGCTCACTCAGATGATCAAGGATTGGTATTGCCACCAAAATTGGCACCAATTCAAGTTGTCATTGTTCCGATTTTTAAAACTGATGCAGAAAAAGCACAGATCGATGAATTCGTGAATCAGTTGACAAAAGAATTACGGGTGAACGACATATCCGTAAAATACGACGATCGGGACACTCAACGTCCGGGCTTTAAATTTGCAGAATGGGAGTTAAAGGGTGTTCCTGTACGTGTCGCAGTTGGGGCAAGAGATATGCAAAATGGTACGGTAGAATTAGCGCGACGTGATACCCAAACGAAGGAAACGGTTGCTCAGGAGGGCTTGGCTGGTACTATTGTACAATTGCTAGACACTATACAAGAAAATATATACCAAAAAGCATTAAATTTCAGGACATCGCATTTTACTGAAGTGAATTCGTATGATGAGTTTAAAGAAGTACTGGAAGGTAAGGGTGGTTTTATCTCTTGTCATTGGGATGGAACAACAGAAACGGAAAAACGCGTAAAAGAAGAAACCAAGGCAACAATTCGTTGTATTCCTCTGGATGCGAAAGAAGAGGAAGGTGTTTGTATCTTTACCGGGAAGCCTTCAAATCGTCGCGTACTCTTTGCAAAAGCCTATTAA
- a CDS encoding LysM peptidoglycan-binding domain-containing protein, which produces MKVLFELKTYKKIAILSIAILAIQHVEAKNSTSLRANFIPDSVGTEAINGEEYVLFKIEKGDNYYQLSKKYKTTVGQLTQINGNGTLSLGQIVKIPTGRKAKSTVNNDRGNTTVQNPRNPQQQEGFTEYIVGEKETLYAISKRFSISVEDIKKANNLKNNVIGGGMKLMIPNQPLPPERPKLVEPKGIEIVSPDSTDGDDKEENQISTNRYGIREKSERGIGVWIDGLSSQGTSNLALHKSAPVGTILKITNPMTKSVTYAKVVGKFNDNAENQNAIVVLSKSAAASIGALDKRFQVEIAYGLPLEN; this is translated from the coding sequence ATGAAAGTTTTATTCGAATTAAAGACATATAAAAAGATAGCTATTCTATCCATCGCGATATTAGCTATTCAACACGTTGAAGCAAAAAACTCAACTTCTTTACGCGCTAATTTTATCCCTGATTCAGTAGGCACTGAAGCAATCAATGGTGAAGAATACGTGCTGTTCAAAATTGAAAAAGGAGATAATTATTACCAGTTAAGTAAAAAGTATAAAACGACGGTAGGCCAATTGACCCAAATAAACGGTAATGGAACATTAAGCCTGGGTCAAATTGTTAAGATTCCAACAGGTCGAAAAGCGAAATCAACAGTAAACAATGACCGTGGAAATACGACAGTGCAAAATCCGCGTAATCCGCAGCAGCAAGAAGGTTTCACGGAATATATCGTTGGTGAGAAAGAGACACTTTATGCCATATCTAAAAGGTTCAGTATTTCTGTTGAAGACATCAAAAAAGCAAATAACTTAAAAAATAATGTTATTGGCGGTGGAATGAAGCTTATGATCCCCAATCAACCCCTGCCTCCTGAACGACCAAAATTAGTTGAACCTAAAGGAATCGAAATTGTAAGTCCCGATTCTACTGACGGTGATGATAAAGAAGAAAATCAAATTTCAACAAACCGCTACGGAATACGCGAAAAGTCCGAACGTGGTATTGGCGTCTGGATTGATGGGCTATCATCTCAAGGTACAAGCAACCTCGCTCTTCATAAGTCAGCTCCAGTAGGTACTATTTTAAAAATTACTAACCCAATGACTAAAAGTGTTACTTATGCAAAAGTGGTCGGTAAATTTAATGATAATGCCGAAAACCAAAATGCAATTGTCGTGTTGTCAAAGTCTGCCGCCGCGAGCATAGGCGCACTTGATAAACGCTTCCAGGTTGAAATTGCGTATGGATTACCTCTAGAAAATTAA
- a CDS encoding uridine kinase family protein yields MDNKPYVIGIAGSSGSGKTFFLNSFLKHFNPHEVTLISQDDYYIPANTKTQEENRLYNFDIPTSIDRDAFYKDIKALFNGETIYKEEYTFNNPSLTPKILEIKPAPILIIEGLFIFYYTEINNLINHKIFLSADQDIALRRRLHRDLVERGYFEDDVMYKWVNHVLPSYNEYLLPYQDTCDQVIFNNTDEPEPIWEITNQISEELKLKLNLV; encoded by the coding sequence ATGGATAACAAACCGTATGTCATAGGAATTGCCGGAAGTAGTGGTTCTGGGAAGACTTTTTTTTTAAATAGCTTTTTAAAACATTTTAACCCACATGAGGTGACCTTAATTTCCCAAGATGATTATTACATCCCTGCCAATACTAAAACTCAGGAGGAAAACAGGCTCTATAACTTCGATATTCCGACATCAATCGACAGAGATGCTTTTTATAAAGATATCAAGGCTCTCTTTAACGGTGAGACAATATATAAAGAAGAGTATACATTTAACAACCCTTCATTAACACCCAAAATATTAGAGATTAAACCGGCACCGATTTTAATTATTGAAGGTCTATTCATTTTCTATTATACAGAGATTAATAATTTAATCAATCATAAGATATTTTTAAGCGCTGATCAGGATATCGCGTTAAGACGACGCTTACACCGCGATCTGGTTGAACGGGGATACTTTGAAGATGATGTCATGTACAAATGGGTAAACCATGTTCTACCTTCCTACAACGAGTACCTACTGCCCTATCAGGACACTTGCGATCAGGTCATATTTAACAATACCGATGAACCAGAGCCAATCTGGGAAATCACCAACCAAATTTCTGAAGAGCTAAAATTAAAGCTCAATTTGGTATAA
- the purH gene encoding bifunctional phosphoribosylaminoimidazolecarboxamide formyltransferase/IMP cyclohydrolase: MNHPVKIKNALVSVYYKDGLAPLVELLNKYGVTFYSTGGTETFIKDLGIDVVPVEDLTSYPSILGGRVKTLHPKVFGGILARRPLESDQQQLAQYEIPEIDLVIVDLYPFEETVASGASEQDIIEKIDIGGISLIRAAAKNFNDVVIISSKNDYKELEEILANQEGNTSLEQRKEFAKRAFNTSSHYDTAIFNYFNQENPLQVFKQSEQKAQVLRYGENPHQKGIFFGDLDKMFDKLNGKELSYNNLVDVDAAVALIDEFTEPTFAILKHTNACGVASRSTIKQAWLDALACDPVSAFGGVLITNGQVDAATAEEINKLFFEVLIAPSYSEEAIAILTAKKNRIILVRKEVTLPSQQFKTLLNGVILQDKDNTIEGPEQMVTVTQVEPTAEQLEDLYFANKIVKHTKSNTIVFAKNGTLLASGVGQTSRVDALKQAIEKAISFGFDLKGCAMASDAFFPFPDCVEIASEAGIATVLQPGGSIKDQLSIDMANEKGISMVTTGVRHFKH; the protein is encoded by the coding sequence ATGAACCATCCTGTAAAGATTAAAAATGCATTGGTTTCAGTCTATTATAAAGACGGCCTCGCTCCTTTAGTTGAATTATTAAACAAATACGGTGTTACCTTCTATTCCACTGGTGGAACAGAAACATTTATCAAAGATTTAGGTATAGATGTTGTTCCAGTTGAAGACCTCACCAGCTACCCTTCTATTTTAGGAGGCCGTGTAAAAACATTGCATCCAAAAGTATTTGGCGGTATCTTAGCGCGCCGCCCGCTTGAGTCGGATCAACAACAGCTTGCTCAGTATGAAATACCTGAGATCGATTTGGTTATTGTGGATTTGTATCCTTTTGAAGAAACTGTTGCTTCCGGTGCATCGGAACAAGATATTATCGAGAAAATAGATATCGGTGGAATTTCATTGATACGCGCTGCCGCTAAAAACTTTAACGATGTAGTTATTATCTCTTCCAAAAATGATTACAAAGAATTGGAAGAAATACTAGCAAACCAAGAAGGTAATACGTCGTTGGAACAACGTAAAGAATTTGCTAAACGTGCATTCAATACATCCTCGCATTACGATACGGCAATCTTCAACTATTTCAATCAAGAAAATCCGCTTCAGGTTTTTAAACAATCTGAGCAAAAAGCACAGGTGTTGCGCTATGGTGAAAACCCGCACCAAAAAGGCATTTTCTTCGGCGACTTAGATAAGATGTTTGATAAATTAAACGGTAAAGAGCTATCTTACAACAATTTGGTTGACGTTGATGCTGCCGTTGCCTTGATTGATGAGTTCACAGAGCCTACATTCGCGATCTTAAAACACACAAATGCTTGTGGGGTTGCCTCACGGTCAACAATCAAACAAGCTTGGTTAGATGCTTTAGCATGTGATCCTGTTTCAGCTTTCGGTGGAGTCTTAATAACGAATGGACAAGTTGATGCGGCAACAGCTGAAGAGATCAATAAATTATTCTTCGAAGTGTTGATTGCACCTTCTTATTCTGAAGAAGCGATCGCCATACTTACCGCAAAGAAAAACAGAATTATTTTGGTTCGTAAAGAGGTTACATTACCTAGCCAACAGTTCAAAACTTTATTGAACGGCGTCATTCTTCAAGATAAAGACAATACGATTGAAGGCCCTGAACAAATGGTTACGGTAACGCAAGTAGAGCCAACTGCTGAACAACTGGAGGATCTTTATTTTGCAAACAAAATTGTAAAACACACCAAATCAAATACAATCGTATTTGCTAAAAATGGTACTTTGTTAGCTTCAGGCGTAGGGCAAACTTCTCGTGTAGATGCATTGAAACAAGCTATTGAGAAGGCAATTTCTTTCGGTTTTGACCTTAAAGGCTGTGCGATGGCATCTGATGCCTTCTTCCCTTTCCCTGATTGTGTGGAGATTGCTTCGGAAGCTGGAATAGCAACGGTGTTACAACCTGGTGGTTCAATCAAAGATCAATTATCAATTGATATGGCCAATGAAAAAGGAATTTCCATGGTGACAACAGGTGTTAGACACTTTAAGCACTAA
- a CDS encoding YkvA family protein, with protein MNNRIKRIAKGMFEQFRHRKITESEFVQAEAKARNLGGYMDDFNVLIAMCKDTITGKYKMDKWNLSIIIGTILYVVSPIDAIPDFILVGGWIDDVAIVGYAIRKLSAEMEQYKRSKFPVETR; from the coding sequence ATGAACAATAGAATCAAAAGAATTGCGAAGGGAATGTTTGAGCAGTTTAGGCATCGTAAAATTACGGAATCTGAATTTGTACAGGCGGAGGCAAAAGCGAGGAATCTAGGAGGCTATATGGACGACTTCAACGTATTAATTGCGATGTGTAAGGACACCATTACGGGGAAGTATAAAATGGACAAATGGAATTTATCGATTATTATTGGAACGATACTTTATGTGGTTTCGCCGATTGATGCAATTCCCGATTTTATTCTCGTGGGCGGGTGGATAGATGATGTGGCCATTGTTGGTTATGCGATTCGCAAACTCAGCGCTGAGATGGAACAGTACAAGCGTTCAAAGTTTCCTGTCGAAACGAGATAA
- a CDS encoding DUF4397 domain-containing protein, translating to MKNYRLFNFIAIALAAFFLTSCLKDNDDQPIPAALLTMVNGYTDANAVIYFADGGPLQNPNYPLGFKSYAQIGLFTGARRIAVSAEYNTKLTDTTVTIKDSTIYTSFLFGTKAKPVQVITTDRINKDIKNTESGLRFFNLAEGTDLVSLKIGDQASPSEWTNRAQETQNSASAHQGFIAQKSGTFTVTARDKAGKTIATRSDIKLVEGYYYSLILIGKANDEKKPLYIGLVAQAAN from the coding sequence ATGAAAAACTATAGATTATTTAATTTTATTGCTATTGCTTTAGCGGCATTCTTTTTAACAAGCTGTCTAAAAGATAACGATGACCAGCCAATTCCTGCCGCATTGCTTACCATGGTTAATGGATACACGGATGCCAATGCAGTTATATATTTTGCAGACGGCGGTCCGCTTCAAAACCCTAATTATCCATTGGGATTCAAGAGTTATGCTCAAATTGGGCTATTTACAGGAGCACGTAGAATTGCAGTCTCCGCTGAATATAACACGAAATTAACGGATACAACTGTAACAATCAAAGATAGCACCATCTATACATCCTTTTTATTTGGAACTAAAGCCAAACCTGTACAGGTTATCACAACAGATCGAATCAATAAAGACATCAAAAATACAGAGTCTGGTTTACGCTTCTTTAATCTTGCTGAAGGTACAGATTTAGTTAGCCTGAAAATAGGCGATCAGGCTTCCCCTTCAGAATGGACCAATAGAGCACAAGAAACACAAAATTCAGCAAGTGCCCATCAGGGATTTATTGCTCAAAAGAGTGGTACATTCACTGTCACAGCTCGTGATAAAGCCGGAAAAACTATCGCAACACGCAGCGACATTAAATTGGTTGAAGGTTATTATTATTCATTAATACTCATAGGCAAGGCTAATGATGAAAAAAAACCTTTATATATTGGTCTAGTAGCCCAAGCCGCAAATTAA